From Nitratidesulfovibrio vulgaris str. Hildenborough, a single genomic window includes:
- a CDS encoding SDR family oxidoreductase, whose translation MQATICITGATAGFGEACARRFAAEGCRLIITGRRKERLEKLAAELGEDRCLPLVFDVRDRKAVEAAFAALPEAFANVDVLINNAGLALGLEPAHRASLEDWETMIDTNLKGLMYCTRALLPGMVERGKGHVVNLGSIAGSYPYPGGNTYGATKAFVMQFSRNLRADLHGTGVRVTNIEPGLAESEFSVIRFKGDASKAAGVYKGTEPLRPVDIADIIHFAVTCPAHVNINRIEVMPTCQSFGALPVHRTEAD comes from the coding sequence ATGCAAGCCACCATATGCATCACCGGAGCAACCGCAGGGTTCGGCGAAGCCTGCGCCCGTCGTTTCGCCGCCGAGGGCTGCCGCCTTATCATCACCGGACGCCGCAAGGAACGCCTTGAAAAACTCGCCGCCGAACTCGGTGAAGACAGGTGCTTGCCGCTGGTCTTCGACGTGCGTGACCGCAAGGCTGTGGAAGCGGCCTTTGCCGCCCTGCCCGAGGCGTTCGCCAACGTGGACGTACTCATCAACAATGCCGGGCTCGCCCTCGGACTCGAACCGGCGCATCGCGCCTCTCTCGAAGACTGGGAGACGATGATAGACACCAACCTCAAGGGGCTCATGTACTGCACCCGCGCCCTGCTACCGGGCATGGTGGAACGCGGCAAGGGACACGTGGTCAACCTCGGTTCCATTGCGGGGTCGTATCCGTACCCCGGCGGGAACACCTACGGAGCGACTAAAGCCTTCGTGATGCAATTCTCCCGCAACCTGCGGGCAGACCTGCACGGAACGGGCGTACGAGTCACCAACATCGAACCGGGACTCGCCGAAAGCGAATTCTCCGTGATACGCTTCAAGGGCGATGCCTCGAAGGCGGCTGGCGTCTACAAGGGCACGGAACCGCTGCGCCCTGTCGACATCGCCGACATCATCCATTTTGCGGTCACATGTCCGGCGCATGTGAACATCAATCGCATCGAAGTCATGCCCACGTGCCAATCCTTCGGTGCACTGCCGGTACACCGGACAGAAGCCGACTAG